From Medicago truncatula cultivar Jemalong A17 chromosome 7, MtrunA17r5.0-ANR, whole genome shotgun sequence, a single genomic window includes:
- the LOC25498453 gene encoding macrophage migration inhibitory factor homolog has protein sequence MPCLTLSTNVSFDGVDISSILSQLNSTIANILGYPKSYVTVSLEGSIPICFGETEEPAAYGEFVAIGILNPDLNKKLSAEIALVLHTMLLVPKSRFYLKFYDIEGYNCGLNGGLMVVETK, from the exons ATGCCTTGTCTCACCCTTTCAACAAACGTTAGCTTTGATGGTGTAGATATATCTTCCATACTCTCTCAACTCAACTCTACAATTGCCAACATCTTGGGTTACCCCAAATCT TATGTGACGGTTTCATTAGAAGGATCAATACCAATATGTTTTGGTGAAACTGAGGAGCCAGCAGCATATGGTGAATTTGTGGCTATTGGTATTCTCAATCCAGATTTGAACAAGAAACTAAGTGCTGAAATTGCCTTAGTTCTTCACACCATGTTGTTGGTGCCTAAGTCACGTTTCTACTTAAAATTCTATGACATTGAG GGCTATAATTGTGGACTGAATGGGGGTCTCATGGTGGTTGAAACCAAATGA
- the LOC25498455 gene encoding UPF0481 protein At3g47200, with translation NPTPESSRPKIQRVAEYVGFGNRNFFAKHYSPKLVSIGPIHHGNTNLKLGEKYKLMWAAKYIKNTRKVQKDMHNKIADNIDELKGHFSDDVLTLTGKSLEGFGSIKEKLSWMLFVDGCSLLHIMDTAKLHEPGQMNIKLDQRNLVMIDVVLLENQLPYEVLKLLWKDNNENELIMTMKNFLGCHLWATPDNKRNQRWRRNQETSNMVPDRKGKEQHSVLIMNESETPTHLLDITHLLDLYRNIILGTSKPKVE, from the coding sequence aatCCAACACCCGAAAGTTCACGACCAAAGATACAAAGGGTGGCAGAGTATGTCGGATTCGgaaatagaaatttttttgcCAAGCATTACTCACCCAAGTTGGTGTCAATAGGTCCTATCCATCATGGCAATACAAATCTGAAGTTAGGAGAGAAGTACAAGCTTATGTGGGCAGCAAAATACATCAAAAACACCAGAAAAGTTCAGAAGGATATGCACAACAAGATTGCTGATAATATTGATGAACTGAAGGGTCATTTTAGTGACGATGTTTTAACTTTAACCGGAAAGTCTCTTGAAGGCTTTGGTAGCATTAAAGAAAAGCTGTCGTGGATGTTGTTCGTGGATGGAtgttctttgctgcatatcatGGATACAGCCAAGCTTCATGAACCAGGGCAGATGAATATTAAGCTTGATCAACGGAATCTTGTGATGATTGATGTGGTTTTGTTGGAGAATCAACTGCCTTATGAAGTACTCAAGCTATTGTGGAAAGATAACAACGagaatgaattgataatgaccATGAAAAATTTCCTCGGCTGTCATCTTTGGGCCACACCAGATAATAAGAGGAACCAGAGGTGGCGACGCAATCAAGAGACTAGCAATATGGTTCCAGacagaaaaggaaaagaacaaCATAGTGTATTAATAATGAATGAATCAGAGACACCCACGCATCTTCTTGATATTACGCATCTTCTTGATCTTTATCGTAATATCATCCTCGGTACTTCTAAACCCAAGGTAGAATAG